TAAGGATTTTTCTGCCGTACCACTAAACATGTACCGAAACTTTCGTTCAAAACCACGCCTGCTTCGGATGCAGAACGAGATAATTCGTGTGCTTGATCCAGCTTCCGTTATGCCTGATCACCAACTTGCTGGTGAGGAGGGAGAGGTTTTCGCATGGCAATTCGAGAATGCACAGGGGGAAGCTGAGTATTTGGCCGATTTGATTGCCGGGTGGATAAGAAATGAAAAGGTTCCGTTGTCCGAAATCGCCGTATTAGTGTCCAAACAACTAGATCTTTATGCCAACCACTTGATGACGGCATTGGAAGTTAGGGGAATACCGTACCGGAACGAGCAGGATATGCAGGATATTACTGTCGAACCTGCCGCAAGGCTCGTTGTTGACTATTTGTCCTGCCTCTATGGCCAGCGAGAGCCCAAAGCTTGGATTCGGCTTATGAATCAATTGATTCCCTTTGCTGATGATGAGGTGCAGTCTAGCGCTAGGCAAAGCTTCCAACGCTTCTTCAAGGAGCAGAGAAAAATCATCACCATGACCGAGCTGTTGGATGAGCCGTTTTCGGGATGGTGGGATTCTGTGTGTAGCTTTCTGAAGAAAATAGGAATGGAGACTCTTGTTGCTCTCTCGCCTGACTATGAGTCACATGCCAGGTTAGGTGAAGTTGTGAGAGATACCAAAGCGCACATTGAAGAATTGCTTGAACTTACCTCCGATTTGCCTCAAGCCTTGACTCGTTTCTCTGATGATCAGGCTGTGCGTATTCTGACTATCCATAAGAGCAAAGGATTGGAGTTCGACTCAACGATAATTATGGCCGTTGAGAACGAAATATTCTTTGGGGATCAAGATGCTAATCGGTGTGCTTTCTTTGTTGGTGTATCCCGTGCCAAGCGTCGGCTTGTTCTTACATACGCAAAAGAGCGGGATAGACCTGCTAATTATCAAAAAAGATGGGATACAACGCGAACTCCTCAAGTCGAATATTTTGGCTACGCATCGCCATTTTTAGATGGGTCCGGTTAAACATCTAAACAGCATCCAAAGGTGGCTTTTTGATGCTTTACTTCAAAGATTGAGCTGAGAGTCACTGTGTCACCATCGAAAACCAACCAAGAAGCGACTTCTTGATGTGTGGGTGCTTCTTCTCAGAGTTTAGAAGACACTGAAAAGCCACCGAAAAGCCACTTTACGGGGTCTGTAAATTGAACTGTGTAACTGCGTTTATGGGATGATGCGGGAACACCGCGAGGAGCAGTTACATGGCACTAACGCCAGAGATGTTGGATGAGCTGACTCAGGAATGTAAGACCCCGGAGGATGTCAGCAAGCTGTACGCCCAGATGCTGCAACACATGATCAATCGCAGCCTGCAAGCCGAGATGGACGACCACCTTGGCTACGACCGCCACGACAAAGCCGAGCCCGGTGCCAAGCGGGGCAATACCCGTAACGGCAAGAGCCGTAAAACGGTGCAGAGTGATGTCGGCGACTTGCTCATAGAGACTCCCCGCGACCGAGAAGGCCGCTTCGAGCCACAGCTGCTCAAGAAGCGGCAAGTTCGGCTGGCGGGGATGGAAGACAAGATCCTGACACTGTACGCCAAGGGCATGACCACGCGTGATATCGAGAGTGCGCTGGTGGACTTATACGGTGTGACGATTTCGCACAC
This Pokkaliibacter sp. MBI-7 DNA region includes the following protein-coding sequences:
- a CDS encoding ATP-dependent helicase, with product MIALDAWLPSDGLTLEPNALLAAKEQAHCLALTAGPGAGKTEMLAQRADFLLRTGTCRYPKRILAISFKVDASKNLKERIQRRCGQELASRFDSYTFHAFAKRIIDRFRVVLTGNDALDMDYSIGERKVTRRQITFHDLVPLAIQILRASTVARNAIRQTYSDVFLDEFQDCTDQQYELVKVAFQSTSIRLTAVGDTKQKIMGWAGALDGIFQTFAKDFSAVPLNMYRNFRSKPRLLRMQNEIIRVLDPASVMPDHQLAGEEGEVFAWQFENAQGEAEYLADLIAGWIRNEKVPLSEIAVLVSKQLDLYANHLMTALEVRGIPYRNEQDMQDITVEPAARLVVDYLSCLYGQREPKAWIRLMNQLIPFADDEVQSSARQSFQRFFKEQRKIITMTELLDEPFSGWWDSVCSFLKKIGMETLVALSPDYESHARLGEVVRDTKAHIEELLELTSDLPQALTRFSDDQAVRILTIHKSKGLEFDSTIIMAVENEIFFGDQDANRCAFFVGVSRAKRRLVLTYAKERDRPANYQKRWDTTRTPQVEYFGYASPFLDGSG